In a single window of the Methylococcus sp. Mc7 genome:
- a CDS encoding prephenate dehydrogenase/arogenate dehydrogenase family protein, whose amino-acid sequence MIRKLCIIGVGLIGGSVARRARGFCEEIVGIDADPENLSRAETLGVIDQGCASLERGVAAADFVLIATPVLAIEPLFRRLQPVWRPDCVYTDAGSTKGNVVEAARRVFGKVPPNFIPGHPIAGAERSGVEAADSGLFEGKRVILTPLPDSAPDALARVNGFWTHLGAKVEQMEVGHHDEVLAATSHLPHVLAFTLARMLGRKDEQAEIFRYAAGGFRDFTRIASSDPRMWLDICRANREPLLELLGEFEAALREVAGLIRSDDAERLYACFSEAKAAREKFLQLTENNHA is encoded by the coding sequence ATGATCCGCAAGCTCTGCATCATCGGCGTCGGCCTGATCGGCGGTTCGGTGGCCCGGCGCGCCCGCGGGTTTTGCGAGGAAATCGTCGGAATCGACGCGGACCCGGAGAACCTGAGCCGGGCGGAAACCCTGGGCGTCATCGATCAAGGCTGCGCCAGTCTGGAACGAGGCGTGGCAGCGGCCGATTTCGTGCTCATCGCGACGCCCGTCCTCGCCATCGAGCCGTTGTTCCGAAGGCTGCAGCCGGTCTGGCGGCCGGATTGCGTCTACACCGATGCCGGCAGCACCAAGGGCAACGTGGTGGAAGCCGCCCGGCGCGTGTTCGGCAAGGTGCCGCCCAATTTTATCCCCGGCCATCCGATCGCCGGCGCCGAGCGCAGCGGAGTCGAGGCCGCCGACTCCGGTCTGTTCGAGGGTAAGCGCGTCATCCTGACGCCCTTGCCGGACAGCGCGCCGGATGCGCTGGCGCGAGTGAATGGGTTCTGGACGCACCTGGGCGCGAAGGTGGAGCAAATGGAGGTCGGACACCACGACGAGGTGCTGGCGGCGACCAGCCATCTGCCGCATGTGCTGGCTTTCACCCTGGCGCGGATGCTGGGCCGGAAAGACGAGCAGGCGGAAATCTTCCGCTATGCCGCCGGCGGTTTTCGCGATTTCACCCGCATAGCCTCCAGCGATCCCAGGATGTGGCTGGACATCTGCCGGGCCAACCGGGAGCCGCTGCTGGAGCTGCTGGGGGAGTTCGAGGCCGCGTTGCGCGAGGTGGCGGGCCTGATCCGGAGCGACGACGCCGAGCGCCTATACGCCTGCTTCAGCGAAGCCAAGGCCGCCCGCGAAAAATTTCTACAGTTGACGGAAAACAATCATGCATGA
- the cmk gene encoding (d)CMP kinase — protein MQDTIPVLTIDGPSGAGKGTAARAVAARLGWNFLDSGAIYRALAVAAMDRRVSWEDESALEALAGSMDLVFEAGPAPRVLLWNTDVGGRIVTEECGNLASKLAAFPAVRRALLDKQRSFRRLPGLVADGRDMGTVVFPEAPYKVFLTASAEVRALRRYNQLKEKGIDVSLANLTEEIEERDRRDRERQTAPLRAAEDAVVIDSSDLTVDEVIEACLSVVESH, from the coding sequence ATGCAGGACACCATCCCCGTACTCACCATCGACGGCCCCAGCGGCGCCGGCAAGGGCACCGCGGCGCGCGCGGTCGCCGCCAGGCTCGGCTGGAACTTTCTGGACAGCGGAGCGATCTATCGGGCATTGGCGGTCGCGGCAATGGACCGGAGAGTGTCCTGGGAGGACGAATCCGCGCTGGAAGCACTCGCGGGATCGATGGATCTCGTGTTCGAGGCGGGTCCGGCGCCGCGCGTCCTGCTGTGGAACACCGACGTCGGCGGGCGGATCGTCACGGAAGAATGCGGCAATCTGGCGTCGAAACTGGCGGCGTTCCCGGCGGTGCGCAGGGCATTGCTGGACAAGCAGCGCAGCTTCCGCCGCCTCCCGGGGCTGGTGGCGGACGGCCGCGACATGGGGACGGTGGTTTTTCCGGAGGCGCCTTACAAGGTCTTTCTCACCGCGAGCGCGGAGGTTCGTGCCCTCCGGCGCTATAACCAGTTGAAAGAGAAAGGCATAGATGTTAGCCTAGCCAACTTGACCGAAGAGATAGAGGAGCGCGACCGGCGCGATCGGGAGCGGCAAACCGCCCCGCTTCGAGCGGCGGAGGATGCCGTCGTGATCGATTCGTCGGATCTGACCGTCGACGAAGTGATCGAGGCCTGCCTTTCCGTGGTGGAATCGCACTGA
- the hisC gene encoding histidinol-phosphate transaminase encodes MSIASLAAPGVRGLTPYQPGKPIGELERQFGLERIVKLASNENPLGASPKALEVVRRILGGSHRYPDGSGFELKAALAEKLGVEPAQIVLGNGSNDVLDLVARVFLAPGLNAVYSEHAFAVYPIATQTAGAAGKVAPAHDGSRGPRFGHDLEAMLERVDADTRVVFVANPNNPTGTLLGRSELHSFLSALPERIVAVVDEAYFEYAQASDYPNALDWLGEFPTLVVTRTFSKAYGLAGLRVGYAVAGVEVADLLNRARQPFNVNALGLAAAAAALEDTEFLEATVRANGAGLRRLEAGFHERSLDFIPSAGNFLSFDLGRPGAPVFDALLREGVIVRPVGNYGLPNHLRVSVGTAEEIDIFFAALDRVLAP; translated from the coding sequence ATGAGCATCGCTTCACTCGCCGCCCCCGGGGTCCGCGGACTCACGCCCTACCAGCCCGGCAAGCCCATCGGCGAACTGGAACGGCAGTTCGGGCTGGAACGCATCGTCAAGCTGGCCTCCAACGAGAATCCCCTGGGCGCGAGTCCCAAGGCGCTGGAGGTCGTGCGGCGGATACTCGGCGGCAGCCACCGCTATCCCGACGGCAGCGGCTTCGAACTGAAAGCCGCGCTGGCGGAAAAACTGGGCGTCGAGCCGGCGCAGATCGTCCTCGGCAACGGCTCCAACGACGTGCTCGATCTGGTGGCGCGGGTCTTCCTCGCGCCCGGACTCAACGCGGTATATTCCGAACACGCCTTCGCGGTCTATCCGATCGCGACCCAGACGGCCGGGGCGGCAGGAAAGGTCGCCCCGGCCCACGACGGCAGCCGGGGGCCGCGCTTCGGCCACGATCTGGAAGCCATGCTGGAGCGGGTCGATGCCGATACCCGCGTGGTCTTCGTCGCCAATCCGAACAATCCCACCGGGACACTGCTCGGCCGGAGCGAGTTGCATTCGTTTCTGTCGGCACTGCCCGAGCGCATCGTCGCGGTCGTGGACGAGGCTTATTTCGAGTACGCGCAGGCATCCGACTATCCGAACGCATTGGACTGGCTGGGGGAGTTTCCCACCTTGGTCGTCACCCGCACGTTCTCGAAGGCCTATGGGCTGGCGGGCCTGCGGGTCGGTTATGCGGTTGCCGGGGTGGAGGTCGCCGACCTGCTGAACCGGGCCAGACAGCCATTCAACGTCAACGCCCTGGGGCTGGCCGCCGCGGCCGCCGCCCTGGAAGATACCGAGTTCCTGGAGGCCACGGTGCGGGCGAACGGCGCCGGCCTGCGCAGGCTGGAAGCCGGTTTCCATGAGCGGAGCCTCGATTTCATCCCGTCCGCCGGCAATTTCCTCAGCTTCGACCTGGGTCGTCCCGGCGCGCCGGTCTTCGATGCGCTGCTGCGTGAAGGAGTCATCGTGCGGCCGGTGGGGAATTATGGCCTGCCGAACCATCTCCGGGTCTCGGTCGGCACCGCGGAGGAAATCGATATCTTCTTCGCCGCACTGGACCGCGTGCTGGCCCCATGA
- the rpsA gene encoding 30S ribosomal protein S1, producing MGESFAELFEESLAKAEMRAGSIITGTVVDIGTDAVVVNAGLKSEGVIPKWQFLNADGQLEVQVGDQVEVALDMVEDGLGATLLSRDKAKKLKAWDDLEKAFEGSETVVGRIVGKVRGGFTVAIGALRAFLPGSLVDVRPVRDTTFLEGRDLEFKVIKIDQKRNNVVLSRRAVVESEFSAEKEALMESLKEGAIVTGVVKNLTDYGAFIDLGGIDGLLHITDMAWKRVRHPSEAVQIGQELQVKVLKYDQEKNRVSLGLKQLGEDPWVNIARRYPSGTRLFGKVSNLTDYGCFVELEEGVEGLVHVSEMDWTNKNVNPSKVVQLGEEVEVMVLDIDEERRRISLGMKQCRQNPWDEFASTHKKGEKISGTIKSITDFGIFIGLDGNIDGLVHLSDISWSVPGEEAIRQFKKGDELETVILAIDPERERISLGIKQLEQDPFQNFLAAHDKGSIVRGVVKEVDAKGAVITLADNVEGYLRASEIQRDRVEDARALLSVGDEIEAKFIGVDKKTKSISLSIKSKDQDEEAAAIKDYAQGPTGTPTLGDIFKEQMENR from the coding sequence ATGGGCGAAAGCTTTGCAGAACTGTTTGAAGAAAGTCTGGCGAAAGCCGAGATGCGCGCGGGCAGCATCATCACCGGCACCGTCGTCGACATCGGCACCGACGCGGTCGTCGTCAACGCCGGACTGAAATCCGAAGGTGTCATCCCGAAGTGGCAATTCCTCAATGCCGACGGCCAACTGGAAGTCCAGGTGGGCGATCAGGTCGAGGTCGCCCTGGACATGGTGGAGGACGGCCTGGGCGCGACCCTGCTGTCCCGCGACAAGGCGAAGAAGCTCAAAGCCTGGGATGACCTGGAGAAAGCTTTCGAAGGCAGCGAGACCGTCGTCGGCCGCATCGTCGGCAAGGTCCGCGGCGGCTTTACCGTGGCGATCGGCGCTCTGCGGGCATTCCTGCCCGGTTCGTTGGTCGACGTACGTCCCGTGCGCGACACCACCTTCCTGGAAGGGCGGGACCTGGAATTCAAGGTCATCAAGATCGACCAGAAGCGCAACAACGTGGTGCTGTCGCGCCGTGCCGTGGTCGAATCCGAATTCAGCGCCGAGAAGGAAGCACTGATGGAAAGCCTCAAGGAAGGCGCCATCGTCACCGGCGTGGTCAAGAACCTCACCGATTACGGCGCGTTCATCGACCTGGGCGGCATCGACGGCCTGCTCCACATCACCGACATGGCCTGGAAGCGCGTGCGCCATCCGTCCGAAGCCGTCCAGATCGGCCAGGAGCTGCAGGTCAAGGTTCTCAAGTACGATCAGGAAAAGAACCGCGTGTCGCTGGGACTCAAGCAGCTCGGCGAAGATCCGTGGGTCAACATCGCCCGCCGCTATCCGTCCGGTACCCGCTTGTTCGGCAAAGTCAGCAACCTCACCGATTACGGCTGCTTCGTCGAGCTGGAAGAGGGCGTCGAGGGGCTGGTCCACGTCTCGGAGATGGATTGGACCAACAAGAACGTCAATCCGTCCAAGGTCGTTCAGCTCGGCGAGGAAGTTGAGGTCATGGTCCTCGACATCGACGAGGAGCGCCGCCGTATTTCCTTGGGCATGAAGCAGTGCAGGCAGAATCCCTGGGACGAGTTCGCTTCGACCCACAAGAAGGGTGAGAAGATCAGCGGCACGATCAAGTCGATCACCGATTTCGGTATCTTCATCGGCCTCGACGGCAACATCGACGGACTGGTCCATCTCTCCGACATTTCGTGGTCCGTACCAGGTGAGGAAGCCATCCGCCAATTCAAGAAAGGCGACGAGCTGGAAACCGTCATCCTGGCGATCGATCCCGAACGCGAGCGCATTTCGCTGGGCATCAAGCAGCTCGAACAGGATCCGTTCCAGAACTTCCTGGCGGCTCACGACAAAGGTTCGATCGTGCGCGGCGTGGTAAAGGAAGTGGATGCCAAGGGCGCGGTCATCACCCTGGCGGACAACGTGGAAGGCTATCTGCGCGCTTCGGAAATCCAGCGCGATCGCGTCGAAGACGCGCGGGCGCTGCTGAGCGTGGGTGACGAAATCGAAGCCAAGTTCATCGGCGTCGACAAGAAGACCAAGTCGATCTCTCTGTCGATCAAATCCAAGGATCAGGATGAGGAAGCGGCGGCGATCAAGGATTACGCGCAGGGACCGACCGGCACTCCGACCCTCGGCGACATCTTCAAGGAACAGATGGAA
- the aroA gene encoding 3-phosphoshikimate 1-carboxyvinyltransferase → MHDEDVVFTARPGGRMRGEVRVPGDKSVSHRSVMLGSLAEGVTEVTGFLEAEDCLATMAAFRAMGVEIEGPEDGRLRIHGVGLHGLKPPAAPLDLGNSGTSMRLLSGLLAGQAFDVTLTGDSSLVRRPMRRVTEPLRSMGARIDTTEAGTAPLRITGGARLKGIDYRMPVASAQVKSCLLLAGLYAEGRTCVTEPAPTRDHTERMLAGFGYPVVRDGNRVCIESGGRLSAARIDVPADISSATFFMVGAAISPGSDVLLRHVGINPTRTGVIEILREMGADIESLDPREVGGEPVADIRIRHRELRGIRIPEHTVPLAIDEFPALFVAAACATGETVLTGAEELRVKESDRIQVMADGLTALGIDARPTPDGMVIQGGSLRGGAVDSRGDHRIAMSFSIAALRASGPIEIHDCANVATSFPNFVELARTLGLDIEVN, encoded by the coding sequence ATGCATGATGAAGACGTGGTATTCACCGCCAGGCCGGGCGGGCGGATGCGGGGCGAGGTCAGGGTGCCGGGCGACAAGTCCGTCTCCCACCGGTCGGTGATGCTGGGTTCGCTCGCCGAAGGTGTGACCGAGGTGACGGGCTTCCTCGAAGCCGAAGACTGTCTGGCGACGATGGCGGCGTTCAGGGCGATGGGCGTCGAGATCGAAGGCCCGGAGGACGGCCGGTTGCGGATCCACGGCGTGGGCCTGCACGGTCTGAAGCCGCCCGCCGCGCCGCTGGATCTGGGGAATTCCGGCACGTCGATGCGCCTTTTGAGCGGACTGCTGGCCGGGCAGGCATTCGATGTGACGCTGACCGGAGACTCGTCGCTGGTACGCCGGCCGATGCGCCGGGTGACCGAACCGTTGCGGTCCATGGGCGCGCGGATCGATACCACCGAAGCCGGCACCGCGCCGCTGCGCATCACCGGTGGAGCGCGGCTGAAGGGCATCGATTACCGGATGCCGGTCGCCAGCGCGCAGGTGAAATCCTGTCTGCTGCTGGCAGGACTCTACGCCGAAGGCAGGACCTGCGTCACCGAGCCGGCGCCGACCCGCGACCACACCGAACGCATGCTGGCCGGCTTCGGCTATCCGGTGGTGCGGGACGGCAACCGCGTCTGCATCGAATCCGGCGGCAGACTGTCCGCCGCCCGCATCGACGTGCCGGCCGACATCTCGTCGGCGACGTTTTTCATGGTCGGCGCGGCGATCAGCCCCGGCTCCGATGTGCTCCTGCGCCACGTCGGAATCAACCCGACGCGAACCGGCGTCATCGAGATCCTGCGGGAAATGGGCGCCGACATCGAGAGTCTCGACCCTCGCGAAGTTGGCGGCGAACCGGTGGCGGACATCCGCATCCGCCACCGCGAACTGCGCGGCATCCGCATTCCCGAGCACACCGTGCCTCTGGCCATCGACGAATTCCCGGCTTTGTTCGTGGCCGCGGCCTGCGCGACGGGCGAAACGGTGCTGACCGGCGCCGAGGAACTGCGGGTCAAGGAGAGCGACCGCATCCAGGTCATGGCCGACGGGCTGACCGCACTGGGCATCGATGCCCGGCCGACCCCGGACGGCATGGTCATTCAGGGCGGCAGCCTCCGGGGCGGCGCGGTCGATTCGCGCGGCGATCACCGCATCGCCATGTCGTTTTCGATCGCGGCGCTGCGCGCTTCCGGTCCCATCGAGATTCACGACTGCGCCAATGTGGCGACTTCGTTCCCCAACTTCGTCGAACTGGCGCGGACCCTGGGTTTGGACATCGAGGTCAACTGA
- the pheA gene encoding prephenate dehydratase, with protein sequence MANDLSLAELRKRIDELDDRVLELLNQRARCAQQVAEIKVAAGETDCFYRPEREAEVLRRLAANNPGPLGREAVIRFFREVMSECLALEKPLSVAFLGPEGTFTQQAAYRHFGHAIQAVPLPAIDEIFRAVESGACHYGVVPVENSTEGVITHTLDSFVRSSLIIAGEVQLRIHHNLLCKTPSALDTLTEVFSHPQSLAQCREWLDRFLPGARRTPLGSNAEAARRAAETAGTAAIAGEVAAELYGLEILERNIEDEPDNTTRFLVIGGQPVGPTGHDKTSLLLSTRNDPGALFRVIEPFARLGISMTKVESRPSRRGMWDYFFFIDVEGHQAGPTLAQALAEVRKQASTMRILGSYPRALS encoded by the coding sequence ATGGCGAACGATCTTTCTCTCGCGGAATTGCGCAAACGCATCGACGAACTCGACGACCGGGTGCTGGAACTTCTCAACCAACGGGCGAGGTGTGCGCAACAGGTGGCGGAGATCAAGGTCGCGGCGGGCGAGACCGACTGCTTCTACCGTCCCGAACGGGAGGCGGAAGTGCTGCGGCGGCTGGCGGCGAACAATCCCGGCCCGCTCGGCAGGGAGGCCGTGATCCGCTTTTTCCGCGAGGTGATGTCGGAATGCCTGGCCCTCGAGAAGCCGCTGAGCGTCGCCTTCCTCGGCCCGGAAGGGACGTTCACCCAGCAGGCGGCGTACAGGCATTTCGGCCACGCCATCCAGGCCGTCCCACTGCCGGCCATCGACGAAATCTTCCGGGCGGTTGAGAGCGGCGCCTGTCATTACGGCGTGGTGCCGGTCGAGAATTCGACCGAAGGCGTCATCACCCATACCCTGGACAGCTTCGTGCGCTCCAGCCTGATCATCGCCGGGGAGGTGCAACTGCGCATCCACCACAACCTGTTGTGCAAGACGCCGAGCGCGCTGGATACGCTGACCGAGGTGTTCTCCCATCCGCAATCGCTGGCGCAATGCAGGGAATGGCTGGACCGCTTCCTCCCCGGTGCCCGCCGCACGCCGCTCGGCAGCAATGCCGAAGCCGCCCGGCGTGCGGCGGAAACCGCCGGCACGGCGGCGATCGCGGGTGAAGTGGCGGCGGAGCTCTATGGTCTGGAAATCCTGGAGCGCAATATCGAGGACGAACCCGACAACACCACGCGGTTCCTCGTCATCGGCGGCCAGCCGGTGGGGCCGACGGGACACGACAAGACCTCCCTGCTGCTGTCCACCCGCAACGACCCGGGCGCGCTCTTCCGGGTCATCGAGCCGTTCGCGCGCCTGGGGATCAGCATGACCAAAGTCGAATCGCGACCTTCGCGGCGCGGTATGTGGGACTACTTTTTCTTCATCGACGTGGAAGGGCATCAGGCCGGTCCCACCTTGGCGCAGGCCCTGGCCGAGGTACGGAAGCAGGCCAGCACGATGCGGATCCTCGGCTCCTATCCGCGCGCACTGAGCTGA
- a CDS encoding phosphoglycerate dehydrogenase produces the protein MYKILTYNNISIAGLERLPRDRYEVASEIQHPDAILLRSFDLNGVAIPESVRCIGRAGAGVNNIPVDDCSRRGIPVFNTPGANANAVKELVVAGMLLAARHICEAWDFTRSLAGDDAAIAQAVERGKKNFAGTELAGKTLGVLGLGAVGVGVANAAVSLGMNVAGFDPALTVERAWQLSAAVSRAGGIDDLISRADFISLHVPLNGETRHMIGAARLESVKKGAVLLNFSRAGIVDEPSVRAALEDGRLSAYVSDFPTAGLMGLKGAILLPHLGASTAEAEDNCAVMVADQIRDFLEDGNIRNSVNYPTIEMPRCDAHRIGVANENVPNMVSQISAALGEANLNILELLNKSRGEYAYTLIDLNAEVPPAVLDRIAKIRGVLSVHPLSAHEP, from the coding sequence CCTGCTACGCTCCTTCGACCTCAATGGCGTTGCGATTCCCGAATCGGTCCGCTGTATCGGGCGGGCCGGCGCCGGCGTCAACAACATTCCGGTGGACGACTGCAGCCGGCGCGGAATACCGGTGTTCAACACCCCCGGCGCGAACGCCAATGCCGTCAAGGAGCTCGTCGTCGCAGGGATGCTGCTGGCAGCGCGGCACATCTGCGAGGCCTGGGATTTCACCCGTTCGCTCGCGGGGGACGACGCGGCCATTGCCCAGGCCGTCGAGCGGGGCAAGAAGAATTTCGCCGGCACCGAGCTGGCCGGCAAGACGCTGGGCGTGCTTGGCCTGGGAGCGGTCGGCGTCGGCGTCGCCAATGCCGCGGTGTCCCTGGGGATGAACGTGGCCGGTTTCGATCCGGCGCTCACGGTGGAGCGCGCCTGGCAGCTTTCCGCCGCCGTCTCCCGCGCCGGCGGCATCGACGATCTGATCTCACGAGCCGACTTCATCAGCCTGCACGTGCCGCTCAACGGCGAGACCCGGCACATGATCGGCGCCGCACGGCTGGAATCCGTGAAAAAAGGGGCCGTGCTGCTCAATTTCTCGCGTGCCGGCATCGTCGACGAGCCATCCGTACGCGCAGCGCTGGAAGACGGACGGCTTTCCGCTTACGTCAGCGATTTCCCCACCGCCGGCCTCATGGGACTCAAAGGCGCCATCCTGCTGCCGCATCTGGGCGCGTCGACGGCCGAGGCCGAGGACAACTGTGCGGTCATGGTGGCGGACCAGATCCGCGATTTCCTCGAAGACGGCAACATCCGCAATTCGGTCAATTATCCGACGATCGAAATGCCCCGGTGCGACGCCCATCGCATCGGCGTCGCCAACGAAAACGTCCCCAACATGGTGAGCCAGATCTCGGCGGCCTTGGGGGAGGCGAACCTGAACATTCTCGAGTTGTTGAACAAGTCGCGCGGCGAATACGCCTATACGCTCATCGACCTCAACGCCGAAGTTCCGCCGGCCGTTCTGGACAGGATCGCGAAAATCCGCGGGGTCCTGTCCGTCCACCCCCTGTCCGCCCACGAACCCTAG